One Danio aesculapii chromosome 22, fDanAes4.1, whole genome shotgun sequence genomic window carries:
- the LOC130216050 gene encoding mast cell protease 1A-like, with product MTIIALLLLVSLVPNLTLTAHVSIVNGQEAKPHSRPYMVSVQLFGQNICAGFLISDQFVLTAAQCWHQNRKALTVVVGAHDLRKCQHSKHFSVKCHITHPYFNSKTFENDIMLLKLERKVQLNNETSTISLPKYGERFKANTLCSVAGWGRLWTDGPVSDCLLEAKTAILNHAECKLRWGSQYVPSMMICAYGHGGSCNGDGGGPLVCNNTAVGVAIFRDRYLCNSRLLPNVYTKISKYVPWIRNITGNV from the exons ATGACCATCATCGCTCTCCTCCTGCTGGTTTCTCTGGTGCCAAACCTGACCTTGACGG CTCATGTGAGTATTGTAAATGGCCAGGAGGCAAAACCTCACTCCAGACCTTATATGGTTTCTGTTCAACTGTTCGGTCAAAATATCTGTGCAGGATTCCTCATTTCAGACCAGTTTGTCTTGACTGCTGCACAGTGCTGGCACCA GAATCGAAAAGCTTTGACGGTTGTGGTTGGTGCTCATGATTTGAGAAAATGTCAACATTCCAAGCACTTTAGTGTGAAGTGCCACATTACGCATCCATACTTTAATTCTAAAACTTTTGAGAATGACATCATGCTTTTAAAG CTAGAGAGAAAAGTCCAACTAAACAACGAGACAAGTACGATATCATTACCAAAGTACGGAGAACGTTTTAAAGCAAATACTCTCTGTAGTGTTGCTGGTTGGGGAAGACTGTGGACTGATGGTCCAGTGAGTGACTGTTTATTGGAGGCAAAGACAGCTATCTTGAATCATGCAGAGTGTAAACTCAGATGGGGATCTCAATATGTGCCCTCAATGATGATCTGTGCTTATGGTCATGGTGGATCCTGCAAT GGTGACGGAGGAGGTCCTTTGGTTTGTAAtaacactgctgttggtgtcgcAATTTTCAGAGACCGTTATCTCTGTAATTCACGTTTGCTTCCTAATGTGTATACTAAGATTTCAAAATATGTTCCGTGGATCCGCAACATAACCGGAAATGTCTAG
- the LOC130216049 gene encoding duodenase-1-like — translation MTITIISLLLLVSLVPNLTFTAHVSIVDGQEAKPHSRPYMVSVQLFGQNICAGFLISDRFVLTAAQCWHHNRKTLTVVVGAHDLRKCQHSKQFRVKCHITHPDFNSKTFENDIMLLKLERKVPLNNKIRPISLPKYGERFKADTLCSVAGWGRLWTDGPVSDRLLEAKTAIVNDAECKLRWGYHYVPSMMICAYGHGGSCNGDGGGPLVCGNTAVGVAVFRDRYLCNSRLLPNVYTKISAYVPWIRSIIGNV, via the exons ATGACCATCACCATCATCTCTCTGCTCCTGCTGGTTTCTCTGGTGCCAAACCTGACCTTCACTG CTCATGTGAGTATAGTAGACGGCCAGGAGGCAAAACCTCACTCCAGACCTTATATGGTTTCTGTTCAACTGTTCGGTCAAAATATCTGTGCTGGATTCCTCATTTCGGACCGGTTTGTCTTGACTGCTGCACAGTGCTGGCACCA CAATCGAAAGACTTTGACGGTTGTGGTTGGTGCCCATGATTTGAGAAAATGTCAACATTCCAAGCAGTTTAGAGTGAAGTGCCACATTACGCATCCAGACTTTAATTCTAAAACTTTTGAGAATGACATCATGCTTTTAAAG cTAGAGAGAAAAGTCCCACTGAACAACAAGATAAGACCAATATCATTACCAAAGTATGGAGAACGTTTTAAAGCAGATACTCTCTGTAGTGTTGCTGGTTGGGGAAGACTGTGGACTGATGGTCCAGTGAGTGACCGTCTATTGGAGGCAAAGACAGCTATAGTGAATGATGCAGAGTGTAAACTCAGATGGGGATATCATTATGTGCCCTCAATGATGATCTGTGCTTATGGTCATGGTGGATCCTGCAAT GGTGACGGAGGAGGTCCTTTGGTTTGTGGAAACACTGCTGTTGGAGTCGCAGTTTTCAGAGACCGTTATCTCTGTAATTCACGTTTGCTACCTAATGTGTATACTAAGATTTCAGCATATGTTCCATGGATCCGCAGCATAATTGGAAATGTCTAG